Proteins encoded within one genomic window of Deinococcus cellulosilyticus NBRC 106333 = KACC 11606:
- a CDS encoding cytochrome ubiquinol oxidase subunit I, whose translation MDALLLSRWQFGITTLYHFLFVPLTLGLSFMVAIFHTIYYRTDNSQYKDLAKFFGKLFVINFALGVATGIVQEFQFGMNWSEYSRFVGDIFGVPLAIEALMAFFLESTFLGLWLFGWGRLPKWVHLASIWLVALGSTLSAIWILVANAWMQMPVGYTLTDGKPMLSDIFAVIMSEQVQSQVPHTLVGGYITGGLFVLGISAYHMLKKNRPEFFQKSFQIALIFTAVFSLMAATTGHKQAQHVAENQPMKLAAMEALWKTEQPASFSLFAIIDQAKGESLREIKLPLLLSVLAHNNTTGEVKGIEELQKTLEAKYGPGNYIPPVTVLYWAFRIMVGLGMAFILLSLWGLWSWWRGNLQNNRLLLTLSLVMLFMPYVANSAGWIVTEMGRQPWVVYGLLKTVEAVSPTISSTYVWISMIGFTVIYGVLAVVDVVMLRRYALAFPAEAENDDRPQNSGSGTGRLVEVK comes from the coding sequence ATGGATGCTCTCCTGCTTTCACGCTGGCAATTCGGGATCACCACGCTCTACCACTTCCTGTTTGTCCCGCTCACCCTTGGCCTCTCTTTCATGGTCGCAATTTTTCACACCATTTATTACCGCACCGACAATTCCCAGTACAAAGACCTCGCAAAATTCTTTGGGAAACTCTTCGTGATCAATTTCGCCCTCGGTGTCGCCACCGGGATCGTTCAGGAATTCCAGTTCGGCATGAACTGGAGCGAGTACTCCCGCTTCGTGGGAGACATCTTCGGGGTGCCTCTGGCCATTGAGGCCCTGATGGCCTTCTTTCTGGAATCCACCTTCCTGGGCCTGTGGCTATTCGGGTGGGGCAGGCTCCCGAAATGGGTGCACCTGGCCAGCATCTGGCTTGTCGCCCTCGGCTCAACCCTCTCTGCGATCTGGATTCTGGTCGCCAATGCCTGGATGCAGATGCCCGTGGGCTACACCCTTACGGACGGCAAACCCATGCTCAGTGACATCTTCGCCGTGATCATGAGCGAACAGGTGCAAAGCCAGGTGCCCCACACCCTGGTGGGCGGGTACATCACCGGAGGCCTTTTTGTGCTGGGCATCAGTGCCTACCACATGCTGAAAAAGAACCGTCCAGAGTTCTTCCAGAAGTCCTTCCAGATCGCCCTGATCTTCACTGCGGTCTTTTCCCTGATGGCCGCCACCACCGGCCACAAACAGGCCCAGCACGTGGCGGAAAACCAGCCCATGAAGCTTGCCGCCATGGAGGCCCTGTGGAAAACCGAACAGCCAGCCAGTTTCTCCCTTTTTGCCATCATCGACCAGGCAAAAGGGGAATCCCTGCGTGAAATCAAACTTCCGCTGCTGCTGAGTGTGCTGGCCCACAACAACACCACAGGAGAAGTCAAAGGCATTGAAGAACTCCAGAAGACGCTGGAAGCGAAATATGGCCCTGGAAACTACATTCCTCCGGTGACCGTGCTGTACTGGGCCTTCCGCATCATGGTGGGTCTGGGCATGGCTTTCATTCTGCTGAGCCTGTGGGGCCTGTGGTCCTGGTGGAGGGGAAATCTGCAGAACAACCGCCTGCTCCTCACCCTCAGTCTGGTGATGCTTTTCATGCCTTATGTGGCCAACAGTGCAGGATGGATTGTCACGGAGATGGGCAGACAGCCCTGGGTGGTGTATGGCCTGCTGAAAACCGTGGAGGCCGTTTCCCCGACCATCAGCAGCACCTACGTGTGGATCAGCATGATTGGCTTCACGGTGATCTATGGTGTCCTTGCCGTGGTGGATGTGGTGATGCTCAGGCGTTACGCCCTCGCCTTCCCTGCTGAAGCAGAGAACGACGACAGACCCCAGAATTCCGGCAGTGGTACAGGCCGACTGGTGGAGGTGAAATGA
- a CDS encoding ATP-binding cassette domain-containing protein codes for MPESRWMPLLAVLCSVLMALFGVGLMTSSGHLLSRAAQHPESILLLMPIVTTVRFFGLGRAALRYAERLTSHEVTLRRVETTRLKVMQGFLDRFTYRLMGDQRQDALESIRKDTETLQNRFLTVDLPALTTWTVTTLTSVILFKLLPAAALLWMAASILILVFVPVLTRRPMMQRTEHLIQLRHARSARYRTQLKHSLELRFLHLPTAQNAAVLDEQIRTVEVQLKHLQTALMLARELVLALTLVAVLFLLVQSALPLAWISGIWLGVVAASEVQVAYLNRIPEQLKVQSIALPDHMPAAASECPSGEVLIFALPTGQKVTVRPGDRILITGPSGIGKSTLFEKLLGFRELESGEALLEGRDLCDAPARENLFAWAPQEPYLLDATAQENLNGWNDRLVKEMGLTDLQPETLLGEAGRHLSGGEMARMQVLRALLRPSPFLLLDEPIAHLDEATARKTIQTLHQEAGERAVVVISHDTGPFGKDWRTVSWTETRGRPSPVAK; via the coding sequence ATGCCTGAGTCCCGCTGGATGCCCCTGCTTGCTGTGCTGTGCAGTGTCCTGATGGCCCTTTTTGGGGTGGGACTGATGACCAGCAGTGGGCACCTGCTTTCCCGGGCAGCCCAGCACCCGGAAAGCATCCTGCTCCTGATGCCCATTGTGACCACTGTGCGCTTTTTTGGCCTGGGACGGGCTGCCCTGCGTTACGCGGAGCGCCTCACCTCCCACGAGGTCACCCTGCGCCGCGTGGAAACCACCCGACTGAAGGTGATGCAGGGCTTTCTTGACCGTTTCACCTACCGCCTGATGGGAGACCAGAGGCAAGACGCACTGGAGAGCATCCGCAAAGACACCGAAACCCTGCAGAACCGCTTTCTGACGGTGGACCTGCCAGCACTCACCACCTGGACTGTGACCACTTTGACCTCTGTCATTCTGTTCAAGCTGCTGCCTGCTGCAGCCCTGCTGTGGATGGCTGCCTCAATCCTGATCCTGGTGTTTGTTCCGGTGCTCACACGCAGGCCCATGATGCAGCGGACGGAGCACCTGATCCAGCTGAGGCATGCCCGCAGTGCCCGGTACCGCACCCAGCTGAAACACAGCCTTGAACTGCGTTTCCTGCACCTCCCCACCGCACAGAATGCTGCTGTGCTGGACGAGCAGATCCGCACCGTGGAAGTGCAGTTGAAGCACCTTCAGACTGCTCTGATGCTGGCCCGTGAACTGGTGCTGGCCCTTACGCTGGTTGCTGTCCTGTTCCTGCTGGTTCAGTCCGCCCTGCCTCTGGCATGGATTTCTGGGATCTGGCTGGGGGTGGTTGCCGCTTCAGAAGTGCAGGTGGCCTATTTGAACCGCATCCCAGAGCAACTGAAGGTCCAGAGCATTGCACTGCCAGACCACATGCCTGCTGCTGCATCTGAATGTCCATCTGGAGAGGTGCTGATTTTTGCCCTGCCCACAGGCCAGAAAGTGACTGTGCGCCCCGGAGACCGCATCCTGATCACTGGGCCAAGCGGCATCGGCAAGAGCACCCTCTTTGAGAAACTGCTGGGCTTTCGTGAACTTGAATCAGGTGAAGCCCTGCTGGAGGGAAGAGACCTGTGTGATGCTCCAGCGCGGGAAAACCTCTTCGCCTGGGCTCCACAGGAACCTTATCTTCTGGATGCCACTGCACAGGAAAACCTGAACGGCTGGAACGACAGACTGGTGAAGGAGATGGGCCTCACTGATCTGCAGCCCGAAACCCTGCTGGGAGAGGCTGGAAGGCACCTTTCAGGCGGTGAAATGGCACGGATGCAGGTGCTCAGGGCCTTGCTGCGCCCCTCCCCTTTCCTGCTTCTGGATGAACCCATTGCCCATCTGGATGAAGCCACAGCCAGAAAGACCATCCAGACCCTGCATCAGGAAGCCGGAGAACGTGCCGTGGTGGTGATCAGCCATGACACAGGGCCTTTTGGAAAAGACTGGAGAACAGTGAGCTGGACAGAAACCAGAGGCAGACCATCACCTGTGGCCAAATGA
- a CDS encoding alpha/beta hydrolase family protein, giving the protein MRNRVLIFSLMSLFALSPVMEASARVLQQTPAPRSEQLHFPQPTGPFGVGKRSQLFTDPSRPETFTDDPADVRQLPVTFYYPSRTLKSPQPWLQGKTLEALAQSSGLPLAVLSQLQGYSQDGTPMAPGRFPLVILSHGMASTPFVNTTLAEELASQGFVVAAVTHPYSALFAVLGDQVVFRTDGADLYPDPTLTDPVEQFLDRQQQYERVQEVWIKDLRFLIQKLPVASAVRNHVDARSIAVVGHSFGGVAALRVASEVQAAINMDGGFGGGPLQDTLSHTPTLTTVSESTPREPEAIPPEMEPVRAQLENMRIGRWLRISQSPGYAAYLEFKGANHNSFTDLAVLNALIPPLAKHPAYATGSADPLRTTATLNRAVLAFLKSALKGQQPDLKSLNLEGVEVVEHLPQK; this is encoded by the coding sequence TTTCACTGATGTCCCTGTTCGCCCTCTCTCCGGTGATGGAAGCTTCAGCACGGGTTTTGCAGCAGACCCCTGCCCCCAGAAGTGAGCAGCTGCACTTTCCTCAGCCCACAGGTCCATTTGGGGTGGGAAAACGCTCCCAGCTTTTTACCGATCCCAGCCGACCTGAAACCTTCACCGATGATCCTGCAGATGTCAGACAGTTGCCTGTCACGTTTTACTACCCCAGTCGAACATTGAAATCCCCTCAACCCTGGTTGCAGGGAAAAACCCTGGAAGCTCTGGCGCAGAGCAGCGGTCTGCCTCTGGCTGTGCTGTCGCAGCTGCAGGGTTATTCACAGGATGGAACCCCCATGGCTCCTGGCCGTTTCCCACTGGTGATCCTCTCGCATGGGATGGCTTCAACACCTTTTGTCAACACCACCCTTGCGGAAGAGCTTGCCAGTCAGGGTTTCGTGGTCGCTGCAGTGACCCACCCCTACAGTGCCCTCTTTGCTGTGCTGGGAGATCAGGTGGTCTTTCGCACGGACGGGGCAGACCTGTACCCTGACCCCACCCTCACCGATCCTGTCGAGCAATTTCTGGACCGACAGCAGCAGTATGAAAGGGTGCAGGAGGTGTGGATCAAGGATTTGCGATTCCTGATTCAGAAACTGCCCGTGGCTTCTGCCGTGCGCAACCATGTGGATGCCAGAAGCATTGCCGTGGTGGGCCACTCTTTCGGGGGGGTTGCTGCCCTGAGGGTCGCCTCGGAAGTGCAGGCAGCCATCAACATGGATGGGGGATTTGGCGGGGGTCCTCTGCAGGACACCCTCTCCCACACGCCAACCCTCACCACGGTCTCTGAAAGCACCCCCCGTGAACCTGAGGCCATCCCACCCGAAATGGAACCGGTCAGGGCCCAGCTGGAGAACATGCGAATTGGCAGATGGTTGAGGATCAGCCAGAGTCCAGGTTACGCCGCCTATCTTGAATTCAAGGGGGCAAACCACAACAGTTTTACGGATCTTGCTGTGCTCAATGCCCTCATTCCACCCCTGGCAAAACATCCAGCCTATGCCACAGGCTCTGCCGATCCGCTGAGAACCACCGCGACCCTGAACCGTGCGGTTCTGGCCTTTCTGAAATCTGCCCTGAAGGGACAACAACCTGACCTGAAGTCCCTCAACCTTGAGGGTGTGGAGGTGGTCGAACACCTGCCACAGAAATAA
- the cydB gene encoding cytochrome d ubiquinol oxidase subunit II, whose amino-acid sequence MMDLQSLWFILIAVLFIGYFFLEGFDFGVGMLLPILGRNDTEKRVILNSIGPFWDANEVWIITAAGAMFAAFPDWYATLFSGFYLPMFLILVGLIVRIAGIEFRGKVHSPAKRDLCDLMIFLGSFLPAFMWGLIITNIVRGLPIDASKNMVGGLDVIFHPYALLGGLVAVVVFILHGALFLSLRTTDPLRLRAHKAAERFWLPAGLLLAVFAWLGRSQTHLFDGMGLVPGTLPLLAILCFLFIPIALRIKNDALAFISGSAMILFATVVAFEGLYPNVMPSTLGEALSLTIRNASSSDYTLKVMTVVALTLLPFVLGYQIYTYWVFRKRVTPQTLDGGY is encoded by the coding sequence ATGATGGATCTGCAATCTCTGTGGTTCATCCTGATCGCAGTGCTGTTCATCGGGTATTTCTTTTTAGAAGGTTTTGATTTCGGGGTGGGGATGCTGCTCCCCATCCTGGGCAGAAACGACACTGAAAAACGGGTGATCCTGAACAGCATTGGCCCCTTCTGGGATGCCAATGAAGTCTGGATCATCACGGCGGCTGGAGCGATGTTTGCAGCCTTCCCGGACTGGTACGCCACCCTCTTCAGCGGTTTTTACCTGCCCATGTTCCTGATTCTGGTCGGACTCATCGTGCGGATTGCCGGGATCGAGTTCCGGGGCAAGGTGCACAGTCCGGCCAAACGCGACCTGTGTGACCTGATGATCTTCCTGGGGTCGTTCCTGCCTGCCTTCATGTGGGGCCTGATCATCACCAACATTGTGCGGGGTCTGCCCATTGACGCCAGCAAGAACATGGTGGGAGGTCTGGATGTGATTTTCCATCCCTACGCCCTGCTCGGGGGTCTGGTTGCTGTGGTGGTCTTCATCCTGCACGGAGCCCTGTTCCTGTCCCTGAGAACCACCGATCCCCTCAGGCTCCGCGCCCACAAGGCCGCCGAAAGGTTCTGGCTGCCCGCAGGCCTCCTGCTGGCCGTTTTTGCGTGGCTCGGACGTTCCCAGACCCACCTGTTCGATGGCATGGGCCTCGTTCCCGGAACCCTGCCCTTGCTTGCCATTCTGTGTTTCCTTTTCATTCCCATTGCCCTGCGGATCAAAAACGACGCTCTGGCGTTCATTTCGGGCAGTGCCATGATTCTCTTTGCAACGGTCGTGGCCTTTGAAGGTCTGTATCCCAACGTCATGCCAAGCACCCTGGGAGAGGCCCTGAGCCTGACCATCCGCAACGCTTCGAGCAGCGATTACACCCTCAAGGTGATGACGGTGGTGGCCCTCACCTTGCTGCCTTTCGTGCTTGGGTACCAGATTTACACCTACTGGGTGTTCCGCAAACGGGTCACCCCACAAACCCTGGACGGAGGGTACTGA
- the cydD gene encoding thiol reductant ABC exporter subunit CydD has protein sequence MKPFLTRAGTHQIAVTSALFAVLTTALTLVMWFCAARVLNAVLLELRQDWTLLLWIGVCWALRGTLQVLRDRVVFQQAQRIKTDWRQQLFQSQMQQNTEHHEQQVLGRTLSVLDEGIEQVSKFHERFLPVAASSPVLAGLVLVVMFTQDWVSALLVMVTGPLIILFMVLIGYAAQAYQEEQFSSLGLLSTHFVRTMRNLPIIRAYGWQHKALSELKSANSSLRVKTMQVLRVAFLSGFVLELGATLSTALVAVAIGVRVFEGKMEYLPALYVLLLTPEYFLSLRNLGSEHHAFMEARAVLPEVLRLDQPRKQAPERTEILQRPPEILLRNVSIARGTGMLLQGLNVSVPSGGLLNIAGPSGSGKTTLVSALLGMRDVAEGEILLAGHSVQLIHPDEWKARVAYVSQFPVFVSGTIRDNLQAGRPDATDPEMVESLKRTHLWEALQHRGGLDLPLSEGALNLSAGERARLALSRAFLKDAPLVVLDEPTAHLDPQTEERLIPILKDLMTDKTSVLITHRRALRFPGAKVLALSGETTHA, from the coding sequence GTGAAACCCTTTCTCACCCGGGCAGGAACCCACCAGATTGCTGTCACCAGCGCACTGTTCGCGGTGCTGACGACTGCGCTCACCCTGGTGATGTGGTTCTGCGCTGCCCGGGTGCTGAATGCGGTTCTGCTGGAGCTTCGCCAGGACTGGACCCTGCTCCTGTGGATCGGGGTGTGCTGGGCTCTGCGTGGGACTTTGCAGGTGCTGAGGGATCGGGTGGTCTTCCAGCAGGCCCAGCGCATCAAAACCGACTGGAGACAGCAGCTTTTTCAGTCCCAGATGCAACAGAATACCGAGCACCATGAACAGCAGGTGCTGGGCAGAACCCTCAGTGTGCTGGATGAAGGCATCGAGCAGGTGAGCAAATTCCATGAGCGGTTCCTGCCTGTTGCTGCCAGCAGTCCGGTTCTGGCAGGTCTGGTTCTGGTGGTGATGTTCACCCAGGACTGGGTTTCTGCCCTGCTGGTGATGGTGACCGGTCCCCTGATCATCCTGTTCATGGTGCTGATCGGCTACGCTGCGCAGGCCTATCAGGAGGAACAATTCAGCAGTCTGGGCCTGCTGAGCACCCACTTTGTGCGGACCATGCGCAACCTGCCCATCATCCGGGCTTATGGCTGGCAGCACAAGGCACTTTCAGAGTTGAAATCTGCCAACTCCAGCCTGCGGGTGAAAACCATGCAGGTGCTCAGGGTGGCTTTTCTTTCTGGCTTTGTGCTGGAGCTCGGGGCCACCCTGAGCACCGCTCTGGTTGCTGTTGCCATTGGGGTTCGGGTGTTTGAAGGCAAGATGGAGTATTTGCCTGCGCTGTACGTGCTCCTGCTGACCCCGGAGTACTTCCTGAGCCTGCGCAACCTGGGCAGTGAGCACCATGCTTTCATGGAAGCGCGTGCTGTGCTTCCTGAAGTTCTTAGGCTGGATCAGCCCCGGAAGCAGGCACCCGAAAGAACAGAAATTTTGCAGCGGCCTCCAGAAATTCTGTTGCGAAATGTGAGCATTGCACGAGGAACCGGGATGCTGCTGCAGGGCCTGAATGTCTCCGTGCCCTCTGGTGGCCTCCTCAACATTGCAGGACCCAGTGGATCGGGAAAAACCACCCTGGTGTCTGCCCTGCTGGGCATGCGAGATGTGGCGGAGGGTGAAATTCTGCTGGCAGGGCATTCTGTGCAGTTGATTCACCCCGATGAATGGAAAGCACGGGTGGCCTACGTTTCACAGTTTCCGGTTTTTGTGTCAGGAACCATCCGGGACAACCTGCAAGCAGGACGGCCTGACGCCACAGACCCAGAAATGGTGGAAAGCCTGAAAAGAACCCACCTCTGGGAAGCCCTTCAGCATCGGGGTGGTCTGGACCTGCCCCTCAGCGAGGGGGCCCTCAACCTCTCTGCGGGAGAGCGTGCCCGTCTGGCCCTGTCCCGTGCTTTCCTGAAAGACGCCCCCCTGGTGGTGCTCGATGAACCCACCGCCCACCTGGACCCCCAAACCGAGGAACGTTTGATCCCCATCCTGAAAGACCTGATGACAGACAAAACCTCGGTCCTGATCACCCACCGCAGGGCTTTGCGGTTTCCCGGCGCAAAAGTGCTTGCCCTTTCTGGAGAAACCACCCATGCCTGA